The Gopherus evgoodei ecotype Sinaloan lineage chromosome 4, rGopEvg1_v1.p, whole genome shotgun sequence nucleotide sequence TGCACGCTCTTTCATTTTCCAGTCGAGTGGGACTGGGCAGAAGACGGCACAAGGGTTTCAGCAGCATGTTCACAGCAAGAGCCATCACAGGGCATCACAGCCCTTCCATGGGTCTCCACGCCGCTAGCACATTTGCCTTGCCTCTGCTGCCACCCACACCCACGCAGTGATAGTCTGCTCACTGCATGTGTCCCCACACTAGCATAGTAGCTGATCCTCAAGGATAGAAGCCTAGCAGAGCTACTCTTTAACCAGGGCTGCGGTGCAGAGGGTCCCAGGTGAAAACCCCACTGATGACACATacagggaggtgtggggggcaggacaTTGGACATTCTGTTGTTGCAGTGCCAGCTGGTTAGCACCTCAGGCTCCTGTTCTCTGCTCTGGTCCTTCATCCCCTCCACAACTGCCCCACCCTCACAAGTATTCAGGAAAGGAGTTAAATGCGTGATTTAACCAAGCACCCACTCCAGAGGCCTCTCCCCAGAGCTGTGCAGGTTCTTTGGATGCTGGTGAGACAGCagcagaggaaaaggaagagggtGAACTGGTAGCACCCCCAAAAGGGAAATGCAATGCAAGCCAGTGGGGCACCTTCTGAGATACTGGAGGCAGACGCCTGCCACAAGTCCTGCCATTAAAATGGTTAAATATGGGAACAGTGCGAGTCATTCAGCTCCCACTCCAAACATGGCCCTAGGAGCTTTGCTGCtgactaaggctacatctacactatggggactATAGCAACACAGCTCCGTCGCCACAGTGATGCCAGCACATACCTACAGTGTCAATGTGGCCTACAGCTGGAAGGGGCTTTTCCATTGGAATAGGAATGCCACCTACCCGAGTGATGGTAGCTAGCCTGATGAAAAACTGCTTCTGTCACCTCAGCTGTGTCAACATCGGGGGTGCGGTCAGCACAGCTGTGGCAGTCACGAGCTCtggagctatgctgacctaaattTTCAGTGGAGCCCAGGTCCAAAGCCCAAGTCATTGCAAGTTATGAAGCCTCCACAGCTAGTAAACCTACCCCAGGCTACACCTGCATCCTACCCCCAGGCTACACAAAGCCATCCCCAGCCCATGAAAACCCTAGGAACACTGCAAACTTGGTTCTTTCCCATTATAACCCACTGAGCTAACCCATGGCCTCTGCCCCAAAGCGACCCACAGATACAGACCTGCCATTGCAGCAGGGGACAATCAAGAGCAGTAGTCAAGTGCTGCAACTGGCCTTTGAAATAGCCGCTTCTCCGAGGGGGATGTGGAGGGTGCCAATCAACCACCTCCCCAGGATCCCCTAACCCCATCCTTGGCTACAGTTAACTCAGTGTTTGTCAAAGGACCATGCAGAGCCAAGACCTTTGCTCACCCACTGGATGGGTACAGCCTGGGCAGCAATGTGCACGTTTCCACACCCAGTGCCACCTGTCTATGGCACCACCCTCACCATAGGATCTAGGTGCCTCAGGCATAGCTAgaccaccaattcatttcacacaggcccaTTTCACTCCCCACATTGGCAAGAATCCAGGCAAAAGGCCGCATATTCTTCCAACTGTCCCCTCAGCCTGCTGGGCCCTTAGGGGGTCCAACTACCACAAAATCCAACCCTCCTGCCTAAGAAAAGCCTGGGGCtctgtgaggacctgcatgggtCGGGGCTGCGGGGGCGGCACTGCAGGAGGAAGAGGGCAACAGAAAGCCCAGAGTAACATTAGGAACAATAATTCATCCAGTTTGAAGAGAACCTGGGGCCTATTGCACCCAGGTGCTCTTCTGCCTCATTTACAATCCCAGCAGCCCCAGGGGTCCAACGACAAGCAGAGATTGCCGGTGGAGTTCTGCGTGCAAAGATGGGCCGGGGCTTTCCACCCGAAAGCAAAGGGACTCATCCAGGGGCAGGACCAGCTGAGCTGCAGTGCTCAGGGGCAGGGACTCCAGTGTGAGCCAGGAGCTTGAAATTGAGCCCCGGGTCAAACCTGAACAAAAAGACATTAAGTGTCTATCTCAGCTGTGATCTGCCAGCTCAGGACCTATACCTACAGAGCAGCTCTGTTAAACGCACAAGGGAAAATGCTCATTAGTACAGGGAGCGAAGGGACTAGCCCCAATGCATCCATGTACTGTGGAACGAAGGCAGAAGGGCAAGTGGGAGCTCAGActtgggggggtgttggggggggcagaaggggatgggcaggctggagctcagacccaggggtggaaggggggagaagagagggggaTGGGCAGGTCAGAGCTCAGacccagggtgggaagaggcacaAGGAGGATGGGAGGCCGGAGTTCAGACACGCACCCTTTTCTTCGGTAGATGAACGCCCGTGGTCTGGTTCATGATCACCAGGGCAGGGTAGAAGGGCAGTGCCAGGCAGAAATACCAAGCTATTCCTTTGATCTGTGCCTGGAACCAGTCAGAGCAAATCCCGAGGACTACAGTGAAGGTGGCCAGCAGACACACAACCAGGCCACATGTGACATGGTACAGCCTCAGCCGTGCCACAGAAGAGATCCTCAGCAGCTGGGGGAAGCGCAGGCTAAGCCCACACAGAGCCTGCCCGCAGGTGGCAGCCAGAGTCAGGACGCCTAGGAGGCTGTGCCAGGAAACCAAGTGCGGGAGCTCGCTCCGATTCTTGCTGGAGATGATGAAGGCCAGGCCCAGTGCGGCAGCCACAACCACTAGCGTCTGCGCGGTCCAGTGCAGCCACACTTTCACCTGGCGGGAGCAGAGGCAGAAGGGCGAGTTCTCGGGCGAGAAGAGCAGGATGGCTtcagggaggcagaggcagaactGGGGACACAGGAGACCATTAGCAACATGACACccggctgccccccaccctgcccagcagGAACACTGGCCAAGGACCCTGCGTGGAGCAGCACGTTAACCCAGAGACAGAAGAGCACAAGGGGCCTTTAGGGGTAGAAGGAAAAGTTCACACGTCCAGCCCTGAGCCGCTCCCATGGGTAGAGTCATGAGATCACCACCACTAGTAACAAGAGGGCTCAGTTTACATAAGGGGGAACAGGCAAACTTGGCCTTGTCCCTGTGAGTTAGTTCAGTCCTAGCAAATCATGTAGCAAATAcctctctggaggtatttaagagtaggttagataaatgtctatcagggatggtctagacagtatctggtcctgccatgagggcaggggactggactcgatgacctctcgaggtcccttccagtcctagagtctatgagtctatgtagagTCCTGCTCCCAACATCAGCGCCAGCGCTTTGCAGGGCAGGTTGATGCTGCCGCAGCGTTAGCATGTCGCATGTGGACACTACACCCACCTCCAACCTCTTTCCAGGGGTTGTTTTGAAACTAAAAAGCCCCCTATTGCATGTTCCTGGGAACTTTCGAGACCTTCCTCCCACTCCAGCGGCGCTCAGGTGCGATACGCTCCTGCAGCCCCCATGTTTCtattctgtgggggtggggggagataagGGTCAGAAGCAGGGCATTCCAGGCTCAAATACATGtccactttttattattatttttaaagcttcAGGGCATGTTGCTATTCCCTAAGGCCTGTCATGGGAAGAGGGTTCCTGGGGGGTTAGAATTTgccttttcattattttaatttagCTATGcttttaaactagtgtaaacgtGTTTGGAAAATTGTAACTGGTGGCTAGTTTATCAACCAAAATAAATAATTCTCATCTATTTCATACATAGTGGAAACCATCTTTAACTCCTGTCAGTGTAAGAGGGTCTTGCCTCCCACTGTACATTGAGAATTCCCAGATACACACACTTCTCTTACTGATGTTCACAAACCTCTCACTCTGCTCCAGATGAAATCCCTTCCCCCCTGAACCCTTGCTCTCAGCCATTGGCACAGCCACTTTCACTACAAACTGACACTGAACCACATCTGGAATCAGCCATCTGCTCAGGGCTAAGAACTACCATTTGGGGGCATCTTGCCAATCAGGAGAGCACCTACTTTAAAGATGTGGGGAATAAATTCACTGTTGACACCTGAACAGATGCTCTAGAGTCTGCGCTTCCTCTCCAACCACCACGTCCACCGACTGAAACACTGGAAACCAGACCTTGGGAGTGAATGGGACACACAAGTCCTCAGGAGGATAGCACTTGCCGCAATAGATCATGGGCTGAATCTGACAAGGACAAATGAGTGCATGCTGCTAAGGGTGTCTTCATCTGCACAGTGGgacccggggtgggggtgggggggagtgaagCCAGAGCTACAAGCTAATGTCTCCAAAAGCAAACCAAAACAGCTATAAACCTGGGGACATTTCTAGTAGCTAAACACAAAAAAACTTACCGCTATAGACATGAAGACAGGGTGCCAAGAAAACAGACCTGGGAAGGAAAGAGTCAACACTTCGGGTTGGGGCAACACTTAGCACTAAACAGGAAATGATGCTTCATTCACCCATTCTGTACCGGAGCACTTCTTATTACCAttcctctcccctggctgtggAGCCTGATGGGGACAATCAAGCATGGAGGGTCACTGAACTGTCTGGTGCTCTGGTCTGAATCCTGTTTTCCTGATGGATTTGGGAAGGCATGTGGAATACAGCATTTCAGTCctttctcccccacacccccatccccacccttggCAAGGTTTATTTTTATCCTTGGAGATAATATCCCTTCTCAGAGTTAATCAGGGGCGAGAGGAGACATGCACATGGGTAATGTTGGGACAGGAAGGGCTCTGGCCAGCCCCAGGAAGGAAGACACCTCATTTCAGAGACCTGGGACAGGGAGGATGTTCTCCACAGTGGAAGAGGGGTCCAGAAGGGGGTTGGGAACTGACTCGGTGCAGACCCCAATGCCTCAACACGGGGGCACTATGCTATAGGAAGCAGGGTGGAGGCTTGGGAGGGGGCACTCAGTTGTTCTGCAGCCCACTTACCAGTAATTACTAAGAGGGAACCCCTGACTCTGGCTTCACGTTCCCCTCCCTCAGCCTGCTGCATCCCTACAGCCCATCACTTCCTCTCCTGCAGCACCTTCTCTGGCCCCTGCACCCTCCATTATCCCCCATCCAGCTTCACCCCAACACTCACCTGGGCCCACCCAGTtcatgcctcccctcccctggccccacactccatccctgcccctccacaaacccccatcagcctcctccccagaccatgcctcccctaccccagccagccctgcatcccagtcctttccccagccagcccctccactgacctccccagtccctgcccccctcaaGCCCCTCTCCAAACTacgcctcccctgccccagccccagtccccGCCCCTTAACCCTTCCCcctgtcagcccccaccccactcactggtGCCGGGccgggagagcagcagcaggaagagggtGAGACCCAGCGCCACCAGGTGCGCCAAGAGGCCGGTGCCCCGCCGCAGCCAGCGGGAGACGCGGGACTCCGGGGGCCCAGCCTGCATGGCAGGACCGGGAGCGAGTCCCGCCCCAGCAACACCGGCCTGcggtgggctggggaggggccaagGGCGTGAGATGGGGccggaggggagagggagggtggagctagagagaggagcagagggaggggtggctgggagggggagggaccagaggggagagggaggggtggagctagagagaggagcagagggaggggtggctgggagggggagggaccagAGGCGAGAGGGAGGGGTGGAGCTagaaggaggagcagagggaggaagggaggggccggggccagaggggagagggagggcggAGCTAGAGGGATCCTGTGGGGCTCGTGGGAGGATCTGGAGGACTGaaattagggtgatcagacagcaaatgtgaaaaattgggatgggggtgtaataggagcctatgtaagaaaaagactcaaaaagcggcactgtccctataaaatccggacgtctggtcaccctaactgaaaTCCTAATGGTGGAGCAGGGGtaccttcctcctttccccctccgtAAGTCACTCTATTTTCTCCCAAAAGCCTTGACCACCTCCCTTTGGGTTCATGGGGCACAATCCATCTTCTAGGAGGGCAGTCAGCCTGGAAGCCAAAGCCCCATCACCCCTTTGGGCTGGCATCTCTCTGGGGCTGGTTCCCTGCTGTGCCGGCTGGCAGCCAACATAGGCCGGGACTCCAAAAGAGGCAACTCCATGGGCATTTGAGACCCAGGCCCACACCCCAGCAGCATGAATTCAGCCTTCCCACACAGGGACACTGCCCAGGGCTCCTGGGCCTGCCCCATGGGCACGCTCTGCTGCCCTATGGCTAGCAGAATGAGGCTGGGGAAACTCCACGAAGAAGGATCTGGTCACGGACACCCCTCCCACTTGGATGCTGAGGGCTTTTTCTAAACCACTCCCCTGCCTGCCCATTTCTGGGCAAGGATCAGCTGACTGCTTCCTGCAGGCCTGCTCCAGACAGGCCTTTCCTCACTTTCGCAGCAGAAGGGCTGCTGTTCTCATGCGCAGGGCTGGCAGCGGCGCCTACCATTCAGGTTGCTGGACGTTTCCCATTATAAAagcctattttcagttgcttataactttgccaaactttaaccaatTGGGCTAAAAATTTACATGCTAGGTGTCTGCTCCAAGCTGATTTTTGTGGGGGATGATGGAggatttcagccaaaacagttcagctgcTTCTGAGATGAAGACTAGTGAAAAATACCTTGTTTTTCCCGTGTTAAAAATTCTGGTCCTCTTTTCTTTGGAAAGCTCTAGCGACTtcctgctttgggacagggacttgaCGTTTGACAGGATGTtagagatgtgccttttgccatccctggaGAAATCTGCCCATATTTGGCCACGTTATGAGCATCTGAAAAATTGTGGTTTGCACTTGCTCAGCTAAAACTTTGATTTTTGCAGTTCAGTTCTCCAAAGATTCTGGCTGCACTGGGTCCACTCCAGGCTGGGCCTCACAAGCACTCTCCCTGCAAGTGCAGTTCTGGGTTGCTGTGGGTCATGCCGAGGCCCAGCCAGGGTGCCCGAACTGAGAGCAAGGAGCCTGTCTTCTATGCTCTCAGTGACCCCTCTGGCTGGGtccaggcagcctggaggagaAAGTTGCGTGATGTGAATGCAGAGGGAACAGGAGCTAGAATtgagagctggggttggggagagcGGATTGATGTCTACACTGTACACCAGTGTCGGCAGCGTCTAGGGACGTGTAGCGatacactgcagtgaaaagctcattgtgtccacactgcagtgtagtTAAACATGTCAGTGAAAGACTGGTGGGGAAGGATCCAATAGCTGGGAGACAGCAGGACACGACATGGCTGAAAACAGGACAGATTGGGAGGCACAGCTTGAGCCAAACAGAGAcatgtattactgtagtgcccaggagccctagttatggaccattctgctaggctctgtacaaacattaGCCTGAGGCACCTAAGTCACCACTGCCAGGCACCCAGTCCCAGCCGGTTTAAAGTGAAAAGGGTCTCTCTCCAAACCGCCTGTCTGGGCTCTCCTTGGAATGCCAGCTGAAagaagccagccctgccaggggcagctctagcttttttgccgccccaagcacggcaggcaggctgccttccgcagcgcgcctgtgggaggtccccggtcccatggtttcggccgaattgccgccgaaggctggctgactgccgcccttgcagagaccggcagggcgccccgtgcagcttgccgccccaggcacgtgcttgctgcgctggtgcctggagctgccgctgagcCCTACAGCCTTTCCCCAGGATCTCACCATCAAGTTACAGATCCGACATTAACCAGCTTTcttggaagagggggaaaaaaggcagcTGGACAAAGGACCTGGACTGGGGGTCAGGAGCCTTGggcctattcccagctttgccacttggctgctggatgaccttgggcaagtcacttttaccgtctctgtgcctgttttccaCCCCACCCTTTGTCTAGTTaagattggggcagggactgtgtccgACCATGGATTTGTACAATGCTCAGCTCGTCGGGGCCTTGAGCCATTAGCCCAATACAACAAATAAGTCCTAATAATAGACTTGGGGGGTAGGACCAGCACAGCATTGGCCAAGCAGCAAATACGATTCTCAGCCACACCACGACTGGCTCAAGCCACCCTTCTGGTTCTAAGGACAGTGCAAGGTAGTAATCTTCACAAACGAAGCCATGAGCTGGAGTAGAGTTAGACAAGAACATGGGTGCCAGTTCAGGGCTGACCCATTGGGGTGGGGTATTCCTGTCTATCACACAACCACTTCACTGGGTGCCAGTCGCTGACCAGGGTTAAAACAGGAAGGGGGCACTGAGATAGAGATCGGGCCAGGCACATGAGCAGCAAAGGGAATCAGAAAAACAGAGGACTTTGCACTAAAGGACCGGCGTGAACATTGCATGATCCTGACATAAGCCCCATTCCAGAGTAGCGAAAATGCTTGCGCCACTAAGCACAGCTTTGGGAGAAGGTAAGTGCCTAAATGTCAGGGCACTGCCAGCGGGGGGAGCCACCCATGCACCAGGAATATGTCAGAACACTAGCAGCAATGGGCGATGACATGCACACCAGGGCACGGCCTGCAGAGGGATCCACCCCCACATGTAGCTGGCTGGAAAATCCGCTTCCTGGCCCTGCCAGGAGGgggcacctgcccctcccccacgctGAAAGCCACAGGCCAAACCACCCTTTCaatactgatttttcttttttttaaaaagaaacaaaaacagcaaTAATAATTCTTATAAATATCCCAGCCCGGCTGTGCGGCTGCCTCCTCAGTCCAGTCCATCCACTTCAAACCTCTTCCCAGATGTGGATCGGATTTgcgtctggattttttttcccccttgggaTTTTGTTCGTTCGGGTTTTTTAGCAGCAACAGAACAGGAAAAGAGTCTTGAGGTATTTTTatagagtttttttttcttttaaaaaaaataatataaagttatAAAAAGCAGTGGCCTCTGAATCCAACCCAGGGCCTCCCAGTCCTTAGAACCAATGGCTCCATCTGCATCGCACAGGCACTTGCTTGTTAATGCGCTTTCGACTGCAAGGAGACAAGAGGACAGGGGGtcagcacagaagaacaaaggagcAGAACAGATGAGTGTGGAGGGCCAATGTTCCCCCGCTGCAGGGGCTCAGGGACTAGGGCGACTTGTCAGGAGCCCAAGAGCTGTGTCTGACTGGCGTCTACTTATAATAAAACACACTCTTGTGTTTGCAGCTGAATAGCTGAATAAGAGCTCTCAGTGCCGAAGCCCTTCAGAGAAGTGCAGCATGCCCTGTGCTGCTGGAAATGCCATCGCGTGGCCCCTGTTCAGATCTGTGACTTCCCAGCGAATGTGCCCCCTCCCATAAAAAGGTGATTCCCTACCCCACAAACTTCCCCAGGGACCTGAGAATCCACCTGGGCTCTGTCTTTGTTGCACATCATCAGTAATAAAGGTTCGACAGGCCAAGTTAAGTGACCCCTCGCGGGATTTCACAGAGGTCACTGACTGATTCCGTTGATGCACAAAAAAGAATAGACTTTCTGGTGGCCTGGCTGGCCCCACAGGTCTAACAGGAATAGACTCTGCCCTGCAGGGCTAATGGGAGTCACAAGCAGTAGAAACGTAATGACACCAAGAAGCCAGCAGCTGTGATGAACACAGCCAGAAAGCAGGTTGGCTGAGTACACGGGGGATGTTTCACCTTTCAGAGCAGATCAGCACATCAAAGCTCACAGCCCTTGAAAATCAGGTCAAgatcattctccccattttacagacggggaaactgaggcccagcaagtctagggcagaggtgggaagagaacTGTTTCTTGGCAGAGTTCAGCAGCTGATCAGCCCTGTTCTCACCCCACAGTCCCCCAGACTAGGGGGTACCGGTCGTGTACCCATTTCACACCAGCCGTGACCTACAAGCCTCCTGTTAGGAGAGGCCACAATCCTTCCCAACAGCCAGCACCAGCCCAGGACCATTCTCTGCAGTGCTGCAAGCTCCAGCAAGGCTAGGCCTCTGCCTCAATTCCACAGCAAATCCTACTGGAAAAAGCATGTCCTGCTGGCTGTCCTCAGCCTgagcccctgctgggagggagCAGCTGTGGGTACCTCCCCAGCCAACTCCCAACAGCGCCACCCACTGGGGATGTGACACCTCCAAAGAGTGCTTGGAATACAGACCACTTTGCACGTATCCACAGTCCTATTAACCCGTCTCCTGCTGGGGATCTGTACTGTCTGGTGGCCTGGGGATGAGCTGCCAGCTGGCTGGGCTTCAAGGAGCCAGCTTGCCAGGCagtgccccagggcaggggcttcCATCCTGTGGCAGCGACTCCCTGTGTCCACTCTGCTCAGACCTCTGTAGCCTGGTCCAGCCCCGCAGAGCTCAGAAGGGCCCCATGAACCACCGTGTCCATCTGGGAAGGCGCCACAGACCCCAGGACGCAGCCacgaggatggggagggggacttTGGGAAAAGAactgctgtggggtgagggggatgaCAGAGCAGCATGGGGAGACCCAAAGGCCCACTGCAttggtgggcagggcaggaagatCAGCCCGTTGTGGGGGTGCATAgcagtgggggggtggagggggaggaaacaGGTACCTTCAGTGCATTCCGCTTCTCCTCGAAGCCCAGCGAGGCGACGGCCTTCTTCCTCCGCACAGCGCAGCCTGAGTCGGAGGCGGCAGCCGGGTGCTTGGCCTTCACTGGCCTGCAGTAGGTGGCCGTGTTCTTGCGCTTCTTGGCCTCTTCGTCCGAGAGGCAGTTGGCCTGCAGCGCTTTCGGCCCATTCAGGGGGGAGCCCCGGTTCTCCAGTTGGGAGGCTTTGACTtgagggtggctgggagccctgcagTCCAGGTGGCTGGCCCGCTTGACTCTGGAGCCTGGCGAGATAGTGCCGTTGAGGGAGGCGGtagagggggagcccagggagggttTGGTCTTTGCAGGTGGGTGGGGGACCTGGCAGCCGGCCACCTTGCCCTTGCCTGGGTCCAGGAGGCAGGTCCGTTTGTACGGGGGGCCAGTGGCGGCGCCCAGAGGCTGCTTGCGCCTTCGGGCCGAGGCCTCTGGCTCCCCGCCGCCCGCCAGCTCCTTGGCTTTGGAGGACTTGCTGGCCTTGGTGGAAGGCAACTTGCTGAAGGATGGCGAAGGGGTGTTGGCCGGGAGCGGGGAGGTGATGGACTGGCTCCCGCCTGTGCAGTCCGACTGGCTGCAGGCGGCCGCGGCGTGAGGCGAGCCCACCGTGTAGCTCAGGCTGGGGTGGCCGCGGCACTCCCTGGCGGCTGTTGCTGTACAGGACAAGGAGGTCCTCCCAGGGGTGCCGTGGGGAAGGCTGCATGCCAGCAAGGAGCTGCCAATCTGGGAAGTGCTGGATGTAGAGGAGCCCGGGCCGGCGGGCGACGGGGCTGGGTGCAGCTGGGGGTCGGC carries:
- the LOC115650740 gene encoding cytochrome b561 domain-containing protein 1 isoform X3, with translation MLDCPHQAPQPGERNGLFSWHPVFMSIAFCLCLPEAILLFSPENSPFCLCSRQVKVWLHWTAQTLVVVAAALGLAFIISSKNRSELPHLVSWHSLLGVLTLAATCGQALCGLSLRFPQLLRISSVARLRLYHVTCGLVVCLLATFTVVLGICSDWFQAQIKGIAWYFCLALPFYPALVIMNQTTGVHLPKKRVRV
- the LOC115650740 gene encoding cytochrome b561 domain-containing protein 1 isoform X1, coding for MQAGPPESRVSRWLRRGTGLLAHLVALGLTLFLLLLSRPGTSEWGLFSWHPVFMSIAFCLCLPEAILLFSPENSPFCLCSRQVKVWLHWTAQTLVVVAAALGLAFIISSKNRSELPHLVSWHSLLGVLTLAATCGQALCGLSLRFPQLLRISSVARLRLYHVTCGLVVCLLATFTVVLGICSDWFQAQIKGIAWYFCLALPFYPALVIMNQTTGVHLPKKRVRV
- the LOC115650740 gene encoding cytochrome b561 domain-containing protein 1 isoform X2, with translation MQAGPPESRVSRWLRRGTGLLAHLVALGLTLFLLLLSRPGTSLFSWHPVFMSIAFCLCLPEAILLFSPENSPFCLCSRQVKVWLHWTAQTLVVVAAALGLAFIISSKNRSELPHLVSWHSLLGVLTLAATCGQALCGLSLRFPQLLRISSVARLRLYHVTCGLVVCLLATFTVVLGICSDWFQAQIKGIAWYFCLALPFYPALVIMNQTTGVHLPKKRVRV